A genome region from Pangasianodon hypophthalmus isolate fPanHyp1 chromosome 11, fPanHyp1.pri, whole genome shotgun sequence includes the following:
- the gadd45ba gene encoding growth arrest and DNA-damage-inducible, beta a, with the protein MTLEEVVGGNITDKKMDAVSQALEELLVAAQRQDCLTVGVYESAKLMNVDPDSVVLCVLATDEEDEDDIALQIHFTLLQAFCCENDINILRVSGLRRLAQVIGEPSSNESNNNGEPRDFHCILVTNPQCQPLKCQALKEVGNYCDESRCRNQWVPCLSLRER; encoded by the exons ATGACTCTGGAAGAAGTCGTTGGAGGCAATATTACTGATAAAAA gaTGGATGCTGTGAGTCAAGCCTTAGAGGAGCTGCTGGTAGCAGCACAGAGACAAGACTGCCTTACTGTCGGCGTTTACGAATCTGCAAAGCTAATGAATGT TGATCCAGACAGCGTGGTGCTGTGCGTTCTGGCCACTGACGAGGAGGACGAGGACGATATCGCTCTTCAGATTCATTTCACTCTCCTGCAAGCTTTCTGCTGCGAGAACGACATCAACATCCTGCGTGTGTCCGGGCTGAGGCGCCTGGCGCAGGTGATCGGAGAGCCGAGCTCCAACGAGAGCAACAATAACGGCGAGCCTAGAGACTTCCACTGCATCCTCGTCACT AATCCTCAATGCCAGCCTCTGAAATGCCAGGCTCTGAAGGAGGTGGGGAACTACTGCGATGAGAGCCGCTGCAGGAACCAGTGGGTGCCTTGCCTGTCACTCCGCGAGCGCTGA